Part of the Phocoena phocoena chromosome 8, mPhoPho1.1, whole genome shotgun sequence genome, ACGGTAACTAGCAAGTACCTAACCTTTACCTACCAGCCTACTGgcttaacaacaaaataaaataaatcctgtAGCCTGTTATTTCATCATGTTCATCACTGTCACATTCACAGCCAATTCCACAGCCTCCTGACATCAGATCTCCCACTCTGATTGCTCTGCCTTGCCTTTTTGTGTGTGCTACGCTGGGACTTGTGATGTGGGGGAAGGAACAGAGAGCAGTAGGAAATAGGGAAGTCTCTGCTTGTCTCTCAGACCTTAATCCTGGAGGTCTGAGacacagggagagaggaaaagtcTCCCCCCAAAAAGCACACCTGATCAGGAGCCAGGGGCTGCCAGTCAGAGGGAGGGCGGAGTGTACACGGGAACATTCTCTCCACCCTTGACTTCCTGAGACCTCACAGCTCTCCGTCCAGGGCACAGCCCCAGGCTCCAGCTTCTTGGGCTGCAGCAGCCTACTTTCCACCCTCAGTCAAAAGCACAGTCTCCGTGTCAGCAGCCCACAGCGTGATGCCAAGGACGCCAGGACTGGCGGCTTGCCATCACAAGCTCCCAAGGACGGGGATATCCTCGGCACTGCCTCGCAGCCAACTCAACCCGTCGATGGCAGTGCTGTGGACACTACACACTAGAACACAGAGCCAGGTGGGGCGATGCAGAGACGAGACCCAGGCGACATGAAAGTCTCAGGGTCCCTTCCTCACCCTCCTGGTTACTAAGTACCAGTCACAGCTCCAGGGATTTCTGGATGTTACTTCGTTAATTCAGCATCCCACCCTACAGACCACCTGCATTTTAAAGAGAGTAAAACAAGGCTCAAGACAGCTACATAACGTTGCCAAGCTCTCACTGCTCTATACGGCTAGTTCTGCCACCCATGCTCTGACGGGGCAGACCACAGCCAGCCGTCCACCTCTCCCCAGAGGAACAAGGGTCCCACAGAATGGGAACTTGGAACCCCTGGGAGAGTAATAGCTTTTGCAGCCCTCTCAGGTAAAAAGAAGCAAGCAAGACCCAacaagaagccagaaaaaaaccCTGCTTTCCAGGGAACAGGGGCTGGGAGCAAtgggtgaaggtagtcaaaaggtacaaatttccagttataaaacgaATAAGCCCTGGGGATATAACAcacaacatggtgactacagttaacaatactgtgttacatatatgaaagttgctaagagagcagatcttaaaaaagtgctcaaggaaaaaaattcctatgTACGGTGATGGATTTTAACTAAGTCGACTTATCATAGTGATCATTTCATTACATTGTATACCTGAAgctgttacatgtcaattatacctcagtttaaaaaattactttcctgggacttccctggtggtccagtggctaagactctgcactcccaattccgggggcctgggttcgatccctggtcggggaactagatcccacatgccgcaactaagagttcacatgctgcaactaaagatcccgcatgccgcaactaagacccagcacagccaaataaataaataaatatatatatatatatatatattttttaaattactttccaCTATACCCCATTTCTCATAGCACATAACTGAAATAAATCACATCCGGAGAAGATGATCATCTATCTGGTCAAGTTTGGGGAGAGGGTTTCCTCTTTAGGAAAGTTtgagcaaaaacaaacacaacctCGGTCTATTTCTGAGCAGTACAAACATCACGAAGACACACCTTAGTGGCGGTTACTTTTCGTACCCTGCCGGAAAAGGATCGGCTATGTTTAGCTCAGCAACACTTTCCATAAGGTAGGCCTCAGAGCCCCCCATTAAGCGGTGTTGGAGCAGGTTCCAGCTCAGCTTGGGGTAATCAGATGACCGCCAAAAGCCTCCACCTCcatgcccccaccccctctccttcACACCCGCTCCTGAATAGTCAACAGAAGAATGGGGGGAGGGTAGAAGAGGGCAAAAGTGAAGAATCCACCCAAGATCAGGAAAACAGCAGGCAAGAGGGTGTGCAGGGAAATGTTATCACAGACGGCAAGAGAAACTGGACTTCTTGACGCCGTTCACCCGACCCAGGAACCCAGGGTAATGTGATGGGCACATCCTCACGACAGACGCAGACGAACACCGAACTCACTACAGGTTCCCTCTGCGTTTACTCAACTCCTGATAAGCAGTTTTCAAAACCCTCTGTTCTGTAGATACATCCTCTTCAGGACTGATGGCTCCAAGAGGCAGCCAAGTGCAAGAGGGTTAAGACCTGAATCTGAATCCAGCTCTGCCTCAGTATCTATATGACCCTGGGAAAAGGTCTTAGTACCCTCCTATGTAAAAGAACGTCATCCACCTGGAAAAACTGCTGTAAGAAAAACGTGACTCCATGAAAAGCACCTGAACCAGGCACGTCATAAAAGctatttcacagagaaagaaacagaagccagAGGGAAGCCAGTGCTAGCCCAAAGTGGTATTTAATTCAATGTGAGTAGGGAGGGGTTAAGAATAAGGCTGCACGTTGCAAAACCAATGTGTCTCCTACCCATCCTTCCCCCTTGAATTTAAATCAACTCCCTCGAAATGTGTTTACGGGAACAAAGaatgagaagggagaggaagcGATGTTCCTGGTGATGAATGTTCACCAGGAATGACGTCTGGAACCTGCAGCTGCTCTTGTGACCTAAgcagcctccagcccctcccatccTCCAGAGCTGCAGACAGGCTACCTTGGCAGGAACCACCACATGGGAACTCAGGTACCTGAAACCTGGCTACGTGGCCAGATCCAGGCCATGGGCCCTTCTTCCTCAccccacttctccctccctccacttgaTGAGTCACTCCAGGCAAAGGAGAACAGACCCaacagcaggaaaagaaaaatgggagccCAAATgccaaaaagagaggaaagagcctAGTAAGAAACTGAGCACAGGAAAtgccctggcagcccagtggctaggactctgcactttcactgccgagggcgtggggttcagtccctgggcggggaagtaagatcctgcaagctgcttgtggtttcctttgctgtgcaaaagcttttaagtttcattaggtcccatttgtttatttgtgtttttagtgCCATTTCTCTAGGCTGCATAGGGTGCCccagaaaataaagcaataaaataaaatcatatcttttaaaaaaagaaactgggcGCGTAAGTTCCCCAGTGTTTAGGAAAGACCGAGGCCCCCTCACCACACCTGAAAAGTGTCCCCCCCACAGGTGGTTTTTCACAAAGAGCAAAGACAACAGAGGAGCCAGGCCCCAGGCCTCGGGAATGGCTGCGTCTGAAGGCAGGGTCAAGGCCAGAAATTCAGGGTCGGGGTGATGGGTACAGAGGGGCCTACCTGTGCTGCTCCACGGCCTCGTTGTCAGGAAGCTCCACCCCGCAGACGCTGCACTGCTCCCCGACAGTGCGGCTCTCTGCCTTCACGCCCACCGCCAGCTCCCCCAGCTTGCTGAACAGCTCCCTCTGGATGAAGCCCTGGGGCAGCAGACCCCCGTAGGTGCTGAAGTCCATGGAGACGGCCAGGGTGGGCTGCATATGGAGGCCCGAGGTCACCGAAGACGGCACGCTCAACACGGCATCGGCCTTGTGGTTGGGCAGCACGGAATAGATGCCCAGGTGTTTCTCAGCGGGGGGTGCGGGGGGCTCCGGTCGGCCTGGGGGACCCTGGCCAACCTCGGTTAGAGGCGGCAGCTGCTCGGCGCTCTCCTCACGTCCATAGTGCAGCTCTCTAGCGCTGGTGATGACGCTGCTCCGAGTTGGGGTCCCGGGTCCCTCCTTGCCCCTTTCCTCAACCTTGTCCCCCATCCCGGCTGAGATGCTAGACTCGGCTGCCCCAGGGCTGTCCTGGCCGGGCACCTCATCCACCTGCATCATCTCCGGCTTCGCCTCGGCCACCGCAGGGTGTCGCCCAACCCCAGCCAGAGTCGGCTCCTCAGGCCTGGCAGGCAGCTGAAGAGCCCCCTGCAGGAGAGACTGTCCTATGGTCATCAAACTGTCCACTGCCGCCTTGGTGGGACTCATGGCGGAAAGGCCAAATGAGGTGGAGACGGAAGGGCTCTGGTCCACCATGGGCCCAGGGAGGCTCTGAGCAGCTACGTTGGCGTACCCACTCTCCTCGCTGGAATGCTTCGAGATGAAGATGTTCTTGAGATACCGAGCCTTGCGGTCTTCCTCCTCCTCGGCCCCGCCGTCCGCCATGCTTGCCTCCGTGTCATTGTCGTCTGAGGCCTGGATGGTCTCCAGGATCTTCAGGCACTGCTCCTCCAGGTACTCGATCTCCAGGATCTCAGCTGCGTACAGCAGGTCATCCAGGTCCTCCGCCTTGGCTTGCAGCGTGGCCGTGTACGCATACTCCAGAATCTGCTGGAAGGTCTTTGGAGAGAGGAAGTCCAGAGTATAGTGCTGGCTATTGCGGTGGAAGAGGATCTCAAACATCTTGCTGGTGCAGGCCAGCACAGTCCGGTGGGCGTGGAACTCCTGGCTGTCCACCATGATGACCACATCGCACAGCGTCCCGGCCAGCCGCATCTGGTTGGCCTTGCAAAGGAGCCCCGTGGGGTGGCTGGGGTTCTGCAGCTGGATCATGCCCATGTTTGTCAGATCCATGGTGCTCCCCGAGGCTTAGGCATGAGGCTCTCTTTCCTTCCTGGCTCTGCGTGGCAGGGCAGGGTGGGTTTCCTGGGCCAGTGGAGAGGGCtaaaggggaagagggggaaagaGGCAAAAGAGATGCAAGAACAAAAGGAAGGTTAGTTAGTGTCCCTAAAAGTAAGAATTCAAACACTAGCACCTCCCCCAAACCTGCAGCAAGACAGCCTTGGAGGTTTTAATGGAGGGGAAGTGGCTTCCTGGAAATCTACATGTCTGCCTTTACAGGCCCAGGGATGATGAGAGTAAAGAGAAGGTTCCGCTACAGCACATGCCCAACTCACTCCTCTATGACATCTGTTAgatgaagtaaaatgaaaagtacaATAGAGTCTTGTGAGTCTTGGGCTTTCTTTAAGTCTGAGGGTGGGGGGCTCCCATGCAAAGCCAACACCGACTATGAGAAGTTGCCCAGcacttaatttaaaagaataaggaTTTAACCCCTTCCTCTAGTCAGTGTAAGCACTCAGTTTCACTCTCAACACCCTGCTCAGCAAACCTCATCTTGGAAACAAAGTTTTTCTAAATCCTGCCTCACCGTGGTAGCCCCAGGAGCAAAACCTAGCCCAGCTGGGGCTAGCAGCCTGGAGTCGCAGCCCACAGAAATCTAAGGGCAAGGTTCTCCTCCTCCAGCCCACCTCTTCACCCTCAGCCAATGCCTTCCTGGACCTCTGTCCCTCCACTCTTCTCAGAGCTGCAAAGGACTGATGAACCCATGCCCTGACCGCCTCCTTAGGCGCTAAGAGAAAGACACACACGTGGCCCATGTACTAGCTTGGCTCACTTCTGCCCACTGCCCATGGGTACCTCAGAGTGACTGTGTGTGTAATCCAAAATCTCGACTGTGTGTGCATGCACcagccagagagggagagagagttaaCACATGTGCACACTTATATAATATGGCACACTTATCCCCTGCCCACAAGTGCCCAGCAGTCAGGAGGATCTGTAATATGTAGGCTAGGTCATGAAGGACCTATAGAGAGGTCCTAGGAAACATGCACCCCTAAAGACAGCACTGCACATGCTGGGGACGTGAACTCCAAGTGTAccccacaggctcccaggagtggGCAAGTCCTGTAACCCGGAGCAGTAAGTGATACTGTTAATGACTTGGAGGTGCAAGAAGTGATATTGGCACCAGCATCTAGATGGGAGTTACATTGAATATGAAGGGAAAACAGGGCTGGAGACAAAGGACTCTCCCAAAGCGCTGTTTGGGATCGGTAACAGGGCTCTGAGACTCACAAACCTGTCTAAAGAGTGTCAGAAAGACCTCACAGGCCCAGgtccctcccagcctctgcctAGCTGTGGCCAGTATTGCAGTGAAATGAACTGGGAACAACGCAGAGCAAGGGCTCTTGCTCGCTCTTGGAACACTGCTGGCCTCCGCCCCCAAAAGGAACCCTATAGGCTCCAGAGCCACAAATGTTACTCGGAAAGGGTTAACAGGACGACTAATCAAGACACTTTTGCTCCCACCCTGGGGTGGGAACTGAggccatggggtgggggtggggcagggggtgggagcgGTGACCATTCACCCGCTCCTTGCCACCATGCGCTTCCCCGCAGACTTCGTGGTTTCAGAGAACTAGGAGGGAGCAATCGGAAGAATGTAAGCTGGGCTACCCGAATATCTCCCCAAAAACAAGCTCCGTGGGTCCTGAGGGAA contains:
- the ZBTB16 gene encoding zinc finger and BTB domain-containing protein 16 isoform X2; protein product: MDLTNMGMIQLQNPSHPTGLLCKANQMRLAGTLCDVVIMVDSQEFHAHRTVLACTSKMFEILFHRNSQHYTLDFLSPKTFQQILEYAYTATLQAKAEDLDDLLYAAEILEIEYLEEQCLKILETIQASDDNDTEASMADGGAEEEEDRKARYLKNIFISKHSSEESGYANVAAQSLPGPMVDQSPSVSTSFGLSAMSPTKAAVDSLMTIGQSLLQGALQLPARPEEPTLAGVGRHPAVAEAKPEMMQVDEVPGQDSPGAAESSISAGMGDKVEERGKEGPGTPTRSSVITSARELHYGREESAEQLPPLTEVGQGPPGRPEPPAPPAEKHLGIYSVLPNHKADAVLSVPSSVTSGLHMQPTLAVSMDFSTYGGLLPQGFIQRELFSKLGELAVGVKAESRTVGEQCSVCGVELPDNEAVEQHRKLHSGMKTYGCELCGKRFLDSLRLRMHLLAHSGTDMAVFCLLCGKRFQAQSALQQHMEVHAGVRSYTCSECNRTFPSHTALKRHLRSHTGDHPYECEFCGSCFRDESTLKSHKRIHTGEKPYECNGCGKKFSLKHQLETHYRVHTGEKPFECKLCHQRSRDYSAMIKHLRTHNGASPYQCTICTEYCPSLSSMQKHMKGHKPEEIPPDWRIEKTYLYLCYV
- the ZBTB16 gene encoding zinc finger and BTB domain-containing protein 16 isoform X1, with protein sequence MDLTNMGMIQLQNPSHPTGLLCKANQMRLAGTLCDVVIMVDSQEFHAHRTVLACTSKMFEILFHRNSQHYTLDFLSPKTFQQILEYAYTATLQAKAEDLDDLLYAAEILEIEYLEEQCLKILETIQASDDNDTEASMADGGAEEEEDRKARYLKNIFISKHSSEESGYANVAAQSLPGPMVDQSPSVSTSFGLSAMSPTKAAVDSLMTIGQSLLQGALQLPARPEEPTLAGVGRHPAVAEAKPEMMQVDEVPGQDSPGAAESSISAGMGDKVEERGKEGPGTPTRSSVITSARELHYGREESAEQLPPLTEVGQGPPGRPEPPAPPAEKHLGIYSVLPNHKADAVLSVPSSVTSGLHMQPTLAVSMDFSTYGGLLPQGFIQRELFSKLGELAVGVKAESRTVGEQCSVCGVELPDNEAVEQHRKLHSGMKTYGCELCGKRFLDSLRLRMHLLAHSAGAKAFVCDQCGAQFSKEDALETHRQTHTGTDMAVFCLLCGKRFQAQSALQQHMEVHAGVRSYTCSECNRTFPSHTALKRHLRSHTGDHPYECEFCGSCFRDESTLKSHKRIHTGEKPYECNGCGKKFSLKHQLETHYRVHTGEKPFECKLCHQRSRDYSAMIKHLRTHNGASPYQCTICTEYCPSLSSMQKHMKGHKPEEIPPDWRIEKTYLYLCYV